The Gemmatimonadota bacterium genomic interval ATGACCAGCCACTTCGCCGACGAGGCTGTCGGCTGTGTGGGTGCCCGCATGCTGTGGAAGGACCCCACGCGGAGTCAGACCGGTGCCGGTACGAGTTTCTATTGGTCGTTCGAGCAGATGCTCTGGTCTTTGGAGAGTGCCCTCGGCGTGCTCGCTTGGGCTCCCGGAGCGTGTATGGCGGTGCGCCGTTCGCTATTCGAGCCGATGAACCCTGACTTCGGTGAGGACGTCGTTCTCCCGATACAGCTCGCCGGCCGCGGAGCGCGCGTGGTGTACGAACCGCGCGCGGTAGCGATCGAACAGGCCCATCGAGAAGCTGGAGCAGAGTTTCGGGTTCGCACGCGCATGGTGCTGCGCAGCTTTTCGGGCACCATGGCGGGGCTGCGCGAGCTGCCCTGGCGATCGGCTTGGACCGTGGGACTCGTCGTGCTCGTTCACAAGGTGTTTCGCTGGCTCACGCCGTACTTCCTCGGGCTGGGGCTCGTGGCGAGTCTCGGGCTCGCGATCGTGGCGGGTGACCTACTGTCCCTGAGCTTGCTGGGCGCGCAGCTAGCGATCTACGCGATGGCGACGGCCGGCTGGCTGATGGACCGCGTGGGCCTTCCGGCGGTTCCGCCCTTGACCTGGGTCTACTACTTCATGCTGTCCGTGCTCGCATCGGGGCTCGGGGTCGCGCGGGCGGTCCGCGGCGAGCGCATGGGCCGATTCGGCCCTGAGATCGGGGAGGGTCTAGGATGATCCGAGCGGCGGAGCCGACCCGGCACGCAGTCATCGTCGCCTTCTGGGCGGTGCTCACCCCCCGACAGATCCTTTTTCTGCAGACGCTCAAAGAAGAGGGATGGCGGATCACGGTGTTGGCGTGGGATCGCGAGGGCAGCGGGAAGGGGCCGGTTCTGCCCGAAGGGTTGGTCGACGAGGTTCGGCTGATATCGTTGCCCGCGCCTGCGTGGAGCTTGCGTCTGCTTGCCAGGCTGCCGCGCTATTATGCCAGGCTGTTGCGTGAGGTCGAGCGGATCCCAGGCCGGCCGATGTGGATTCTGACCCACTTCCTGCATCTCCCCATCGCCCGCTTCCTTCGCGGGCGCGTG includes:
- a CDS encoding glycosyltransferase encodes the protein MTMAFSFFAWTTIALVVLTWVGYPLLLHVLVAVWGRRGTDMGTDVADGRPPSLTLLIAAHNEAAVLEQKLENSLALDYPADRLEILVASDGSSDRTVEIARLFASRDARVRVYDGAGAGKTATQNAAVALATGDIVVFTNADTMLQPDALAFMTSHFADEAVGCVGARMLWKDPTRSQTGAGTSFYWSFEQMLWSLESALGVLAWAPGACMAVRRSLFEPMNPDFGEDVVLPIQLAGRGARVVYEPRAVAIEQAHREAGAEFRVRTRMVLRSFSGTMAGLRELPWRSAWTVGLVVLVHKVFRWLTPYFLGLGLVASLGLAIVAGDLLSLSLLGAQLAIYAMATAGWLMDRVGLPAVPPLTWVYYFMLSVLASGLGVARAVRGERMGRFGPEIGEGLG